The Epinephelus lanceolatus isolate andai-2023 chromosome 14, ASM4190304v1, whole genome shotgun sequence region tatctgatagtatacatatgggACAATGCATTCtccgagcgcagtgttctggtgggataatatggcactatgagctctctaagatatgacggagcttgaccatttagagctttataaagTACCggaggattttaaattcaattctggattttacagggagccagtgcagagaagctaaaacaggagaaatatgatcttgtttcttagttcctggtGTAGAACTTTCAGTGGTGGATGACCTTTGTCCGAGCTGCATTCATCACCAGCAAAACTCTGGACTTCCTCTTTTAAAAAACCAGACATTATAACCAACAAGAGTGTCATCATTTACATGTTTTGTATTCTGTGCAGCAGAGCTGACCTTCAGGGAAATAGCCGGCATCCTCGTGAGCGATGGAGGAAATCTATGCCAATGTTGAAAATGCCAAACCTGTCAACCCGAGACCTTCAACAGCGCAGACGACAGGTGAGAATGTGAACAGatgtttattatcattactgttgTATTATTGACTGTGTTTACTGGTGTTCTCTGTGTTCAGGCACCAGGAGCTCAGAGAGATTTCCTGGAGCTGTTGTTCCCTGCCTGGGGCTACTCAATGTTCTCCTGCTGGCTGGGCTCACCGGCCTCGGTGTCTACTGTAAGTCTGCTTTTTTTATTCAAGTTAATGTCAGTTTGAAGTTGTGATTTTTCAGGAGCAATATTCTGCGCTGAGAGATGCACCTAAATGTTAGTCAGCTTTCTTGATTTTTGTCAATTATTTTACTTACCTTTTTAGAGTCTGTCttgaaaagcatcacaaaataTAATTGAATATTGAcctcattttttgttttgtaaatacaTTTGTCATGAAGATGATTTTTTCCAGgctgataaaaagtcatagtcaaGCAGCTTGCTTCCAGCAGATTATTTACTTTAAATTCTACTTTAGAGATGAGTTTTCAGTATTTTCTTCTGCCTGGTGCTtgttaaacactgtagcataatgcacattttcatttgtattttattttattttattgctttatattcaCATACTTTTTATTCATActctttttcttatttctgataattctctattctttatATCAGAGCGACtgtaacaaatcacaatttccctCGAGGATCAGTTAAGTATTTCACATTCTGATTTCTGACTCTGAAATTTGTACAACCTAAGCTGAAAGGTTATGAAAGTCAGTAAATTATAATAGTTAATAAAAGTATTGAAACTGTGCcattttgaaaatatatatacaaaaatctgacatgttttttcattagattttacaaaataaaaacacactgatccaaaagattttttaatgtagaaacataaacaaaatatttcttaacactCCATGACTTATTTGAACCATGtgcattatttagtttttgggatatgctcatttttatgagcagagtgaaaAAGCCTTGTGATCGATTTATCAATCATTCATCTGCGCTGCTTCACGTTTTTGCACTACTTGTAATGTAGCACAATGACGTGAATCATGACACGAAAGAAGCCACAGTTTTCTGCTGCAAAGAGAATGAATGCTCTCActattatggtttttattttacatcaatatgTAAACTGatagactatcacagggctgacacatagagacagacaaccattcacactcgcattcacacctacgaccaatttagagtcacagtcacaacttctgtttttacagtttctggctgtgatgaAGGGTGTAATTTTGGTGATTCTTTTAAGGACGACGTGCCTTTTAAACATGCTGTCAGGTTTTGGGGTTCAGggagaaataaatacaaaatacaaccatttaaagttgtaCGTCCCTCCCCGAAACCAAAATGAAAAGCAAGTCccttaaaaaattatttgacatgccccCATGATTTTGCACCATCCTGTCCTCTCTCATTAATAGCTGTTAGGGACCAAGCAGTGAGGCAACAAGGACACAGGAGTCGTTGACAAAATCGTGGGTTTTTATTTAGccaaaaaaatgcatgaaaaatcaCAAACCAAGAAATGAATAACTATAGAACAGgtcaacataacataacataaccatactcaatataataaataaacaaggtgTGTTAACTGAACAAACTGACCTGTCAAAATGACACATGAGGGAGCAGTGGCTTGGTCAAACCAAATAAACACAAGGGGTAACCAAAATGGACGGCAACTGCAAGTAAACACAACGCAAATCTAGCTAAAtccaaatcaacattttttatgacCTTAGGGCAGAATTATGAAATATTTTGACTACATTAATATCAGTATAGTATCAGTATGTATAGAAAACCATGATTATATTCTACTTTTAACTCTGTAAACTCTATGTACAGTCCGTTTGTCTTGTTCCAATAACTTAATTTCAGCCACTCAGTTTATGTAAACATGAATTTATTTATGCATGAGGCACCTTTTCCAACTAGAAGTCTTGTAAGCATCTGTATTAAAGCTAAAAGCCAGAGTTTAGTCCATGGTATGTTTAAAAGAAGCACTGTGTAGCAATTAAtgacatctagcagtgaggtctGCCaattgtaaccagctgaaactactcccatgtgccaagcgtgaactccctgttaggattccttcagtgttcaacggaccaggtgattaaaaatggttaaaacactgactgaagtgaatcagtgtttctcctccaCGGTTTGGCTGATCGGGGACCTACCTACCACTAGCCCAGTACCTGCCAATGTGCGATCACCTTTTTATGCCTCTGAGCCAGCAACAGCCTTGGCTGGAGtaatttgaattgaatttggtggtcacaggtcaaaggccactgtgaccttatgCCCGTCTTATTCTGGGAACGTGATatttcaagaaggccttgagggaatttcctcaaatttggtgcaaacgtccacttggacttaagaatCAGCTGATTAGAATAAGGTAATTGAAGGtcaaagcatccatgttttcacagacatagatGTAAACGATAACTGCAACTTGATGGGTTCTTGGAGGCATTCAACtgtgaggcggtaattctacTTAAGTCAGGACcacttcagtcaaagaaaacgatttccatttgcagtaatatatgtggcagtatggctctgttctggggcctctctgccctcCCTAGGCCACAGAAAGCCTGAGGCGGAGaaagcacacctccctgcccttccatgcgcctacatggaaagcctaaggcagggagagcagcaggaaTGACCcaccaggaacagaacagagcttcagtgacaaacagaaatgacattgataagtcagacacaacatgaaaaggaggagctggggtggaggtgggttgcaaagcagcttgcagaggaagcagcaacagtaggcaggccagagcagtttaaatagggcaccctgaatgatCCAATGTTTCGTTTATCTTTTCTGGGCTTTTGTATGAACATGGCGGTACACTGTCTGCTACCTATGTAGATATTAAcggttcattctaaggtaacaaaatcacaaaagttcgtattttcaggtgattatacaccaaagaaaacacacttataatgttatattccatttctgccaatatatacttgtaaatcctacacactggacctttatgtgGCTACTGTCTCTGCATGAACAGTTGTTAAAGTATGCAGCTAAGTCATAACTTCCAGGTGAAAAAATGTCTTTGCTTGAACAGTTCCCCAAAAAACTCTTTATACTTAAACGACTTTCACTTCCTTTTTATGATTGTGATAAATTGACAGTACAACTTCTTCATAGTGTGACCTCTAAGTTCCACTATTTTCACTTTTCCGGGATTCTTTTTTCATATCGCCTTCCTTTTTGTTCCaatgtcattttatttaatgaGTGATCTGAGAGGTAATGTAGTGTGAGGAGTCACTACAGATCCTTCAAACAAGGCAGAGTGAGGGGAGtttatttattgtcatatgcacaaTAGTTACAGAGAAGCTGATGTAGGTGATGAAAATCTTAAATCTCAGGCTCCCTCCaacaaaaatcattaaatatgtgtaaaaagaaaatcatgcaAAAGGGCTTGAAATGTCtatagaatataaaatatgtttgtggCAGACAGTAATTGCAACATGAATAAACTATAATATAAACATGATGAATTACACGTATACGTGTACTGAGAGCGACATGAGTCTAAGCAGGAAGTCACACAGCCTCCAACTTCTGTAATAGAACGTAGGATGTGGGTCTTGTCTGATCTTTAATGTCTTTTGTTTGATGCATGTTACAGAGAAAATCTGTCCAGCAGAGTGGAGGATGTTCAGCTGTGTCTGTTATTTCCTCTCCACTCGGTCTGATTCTTGGGAAAAAGGCAGGCAGGactgcagagacagaggagcagaTCTGGTCGTCATCAACACTTTAGAAGAACAGGTAGTGTGTGTGCTTCTTTATCCCCTGACCAAAAACGATATCCCAAGGAAAATGTTCAAATCAGTCTATAtggatatagatatagatatagatatagatatagatatagatatagaagACTGGCAGTTTGATCACCGGCttctccagtccacatgttgaagtatccttgggcaagatactgaacctcaaATTGTCCTAAGTGGCTGTTCAGTCGGTGTATGCGTGTGTTTAAGCTGAATGGCatgtggcaccttgtatggtagcctctgccaccagtatatgggtgtgtgaatgggtgaatgtgacatgtagtattaaagcactttgagtggtcggaagccTAGAAGGGCACTATAccagtgcaggtccatttattaCTATCGATAATGAAATTCACTTTTAAAGCCGCAGTGTGTAgtaatttctcccatctaacattgaaatcgtatattgcattcaaacagatagCGCAATAGTCGGGTTAcattattcatttatattttgatCTTCATCTGGTGATTCAACGCCTGCAACGgtagggagagggagagagcgaggacagagaggcagaggatcGGTAGGAGTTAGGCGTGgaggaagagcaggaggaggaggaggaggagagcgacAGTCAAGACCACGACGTTTACTTACCTGTCGAGAAGAAAGCAGGCAACTTCAGCGTCCCTTTTaaaacctttctccttcagcagctctctccacctgggaaaaggctaccccgatgttgaccctcgttttttgaagtcgccggtcacgttgccttttgattcccttttgcgctttcttggcgacgaaggattccgtctcccatgatgctgcatatacatgatcctgcattatgctcaaagagtggaactttgttatgctgcagtagtgcagGCTTTCAGATTCGCTGGGATAGCAGcaaagcgcctcttgctcctctccttcatctTCTCAGTCAaacagtgctggcctggctctcaacgaaaacgcagAAGGCGGGGCTATTCCCTCATAGAGctatatgtcccttgctggcggatgtattttcaagatggcggtACGTTAAGGAACCCCCcaacaatgtacaaacaaatccgaaattctccttttacgaaaagaagtcagattattggtggaggtaataacacaccaatgatgacatatttatgaatgcagacattgatttttgccaataaacaactgaaaatgctacacactgtccctttaataattACCAGGAGAGAAAAGGTTGAATTTAACCGctttacttttaatttaaaaacttaacTTACCAAGGTACACGGGTAATAATTTCAgtgttaaaacaacaatgaaaaacacacacaaataataaataaatataaataatgataaaGAAATTATCTCACCCCAAATAAGGAAAGCAAGTAAAATGAAGGTTAAGGTAGACTGACTTAACATCAATAAGAGACAATGAATAAACAATTTCTTGAGCTAAACTAAAATTTTACAAAATTTGTGCACTGTGAAAGTGTTTTGTAAATGtagaaaacaaaactaaatcaaCATGATATCTGTAAGATGTAATAAGACATATAAAAACCTCTAAAATGTAGTCAACAAAATAAGATGTTAAACTAACAGAGTAATCTGAGTACTTTAATCCCCACAAACTGCATTCATGATATAGTTTAAGTTAAGATTTAAGCACTCTCATATCCTTTATCTTGAACAGGAATTCATCACTCAGATCATTAGGAGTAACACCTGGATCGGTTTGAATGACAGGGACAAAGAGGGCACCTGGATGTGGACTGATGGGACTCCACTGACTGTTGCGTAAGGCTTACACTACCTTATATTAATTCAGATGTATATGTGCAACTTTGGATGTATGATAccaaatttattattttattttatgactgtctaaatcagtggttcccaactggtgggtcacagtccaaaagtgaGTCATGGGTCCAATACcaaatggaccgcaagtgactcataAACGTGTCAGgtttgttaaaaacacactttattttgaaggacagtgaattttcagcacagagcttttattttgaggtgctgtttcctgccgtagagtgagtgactaacaggcagctacatgacagagacagcaaactagctcgactcaaatatgacgctgaatatattaaactgtgtggaccttgaactcatGACTGAGGaaaaaatctggaccccgtggctgcaccagttgggaaccactggtctaaataATAATTGTAACATTTCTTGACATGAAGAATTAAACTCATTTATTGGAAGCCAAAAAcccacatttttatttcaccaGAAAAACTTTAAgctgcatttgttttgttttgtttttgggctCCTGTGGAAAATTGAAAAATCCTGTAAAAATTCACTTGCTTACTGACCTCCCATAGGTACTGGAGAGGCTGGCCTGATAACTGGCGTGAAGAGGACTGTGTAGAAATCTTAGCTGGCAAGAAGACAAGAGAAAACTGGAATGATTTGCGATGTGATACCTCTAAGCCATGGATCTGTGAGAAAATGCCGTAGCATTTAAACCTGTAGTTggtaaaataacattttgtcatatttgctgaagctGTCACTGTGTCCACACAGTCCACAcaatcatgttcctctgccttcTTGTACTGCGTCTAATGCCATTATTGCATGTAAACAAAACCAAGaagagtctctaatgcagctgtcggtcatgtcaatcactgctcgtgacCAGCGGTCAAATTAGGCTGATTAAATATGGATCAAGATTGTTTGACTGCATTGcctttttctcacctcaaatgttttctcaaTCATATTAACCCTATATATAACCATAACCCtatcatttcatttaatttatttggtgaATTTGATAATTTTGATGACTGGGATGCAGAAGAGAGGTtagagaatgaaaagaaaagaaaagaaaagaaaagaaaagaaaagggagaaacGGCACAAGGAGTCGCGGgtctacaccaatcacagcctcaggAGCACAGCTGTAGGTCAGCTCTCTGACGCCGGCCTGGAAACTCGTCAGATCATGACCGTCACGGGACATCGGTGTGAGAGCAGCCTGCAGGCTTATTGGGCCCCGTCAGCGCAGGAGAGACGAGACTGGAGCAACATCTTGTCGTCTCCAAATGTCCCAACAAGCAGTGCTCAATCTGTCAATCTCCGTCCTTCAAATGCCACtgtgatggacatacccatatcactttcaaatgtcactattaATGGTAATGTAGGCCtagtatttaattttaaataagaagaagaagaagatttatctatattaatttatttatttataaaaacaaaaaatatgagCACATATTTACAAGCACgcagacagacaacaaacaAGAACATGAACGTATGCAAGCATACATGGATGCATCTTATTTAAAGTGCATAGTGATTCTAGTATTtagtgacaaaaaaataaataaaaaataccaaTTAACAGGCTAGTTAAAACAGAGGCAAATAGAAATGTCTTAAGTTTACTTTTAAAAGAGCTCAGTGTTGGCGCATTTCTGACATTGCTTGGAAGGGCATTCCATCTGCTAGGAGCACAGCAGCTAAATGCTGCCTCTCCAGCTTTAGTGTGCACACGGGGAACAACGAGGAGACCATTAGCTGATGACCTGAGAGTTCTCATTGGCTCATATGGCACAAGTAATTCTTTAATATAGTTTGGGGCAAGGCCATTCAGTGCCTTATAGGCAATAAGAAGAATTTTAAATTCATTTCTGGCATTCAATGGGAGCCAGTGTAAGGATTGAAGAACTGGAGTGATGTGTGTATATTTCTTACTTTTGGTTAAAATACGTGCAGCAGCGTTTTGAATAAGTTGCAGTCGTTTGATGGATTTTTGAGGGAGTCCGGAAAAGAGGCTATTGCAATAGCCTAATAGAGTCTGCTTGTTACAAATGCATGAACCAGTTTTTCAGCGTCTGAATTTGTCAGAAAGTAGAAAACAATCGTTAatttgttaatgtgttcatATGATTTAATCTCGACTACTAGGCTATATGCTTATGAATTAGGCTATGTTGCAATTAAAAACGATTTTGACTAGCCTACTATTTGGATGTTgattatttgaaacaaattttctTGGGCCTATAAATGAACACCAGTGAATCATGAAAGTAATAGCCTATCTCAAGTGCACTGgctttctgaaataatcatctTCTGAATAATATCACGTAGCTAACGTTTATCCATCATCTCACTTCCCTTCACTGATCAGAGTCGCTCTCTACACTGCGGCCACAGCGGGTTTCTATGGCAACGCCTGTCAGCTACAGAGATTAAATAGTCCGCTCAGCTGTGGCTTGTGAAAAACTCatgattttaactgtaaaacacattaaagcataaataattgatttaatattcGTTTCTTTGGTAAGTGACCATGGTATAAGCGGGTTAATGCCCttcgaggtgtccattatcaggaattaatggactTCGCGGACTTCGTCATGTTTTGGCATAAAATATCTTGTTCTGTACAAAAATGTTCAAtcccaacattttcttcaggcaACTGGGCTGGTCATGAAGGTTGAACCTGAGGTGCACTTATGATCGTAAAAATGTCCGTCACTGTTTCCTCTAGTTTCTCCCATGAACTGTTACTTCCCCCATTTTGTTGGTACATTAAGACTTTACACTGACATTCACAGCTCTGGGCTATTTCCAGTCGTGCACCTGCAACACACCTTACTAGTATAAACCCTCTCTCAAGTTTCCCTGTAGGTACCATGACATTACAAGTCTATTTAAGGCAACTTCATAACAAATAACATTCATACACTATGTTTATttcattgttgtttatttgatCATTTCACAGTGCATAGAATTGCTCAAAAACATCTCcttttaaggaaaaggaaaagaagcataCATTTATACTTCCTCAAAAGATACGAGAAACCACTAAACCTGACGACTCACTTTGGTCACTTGCATGTAACACAGCCTGAGCTGCAAAGCCGACTCCTCAGATAGTCATTAGCATCAATGGAGGAAGTTTATGCGAATGTTGAATATGAGGAATGTGTTGAATTCAAAGGAACCCCCAAAAAACAGACAGGTAAGAATGTTTAATATCATCATTAGTTCTGATTTATCATTTTCTATATTCACTGGTGTTCTCTGTGTTCAGGCTCCGAGGTTTCAAAGAGATTTCCTGG contains the following coding sequences:
- the LOC117251694 gene encoding C-type lectin domain family 4 member E-like, yielding MEEIYANVENAKPVNPRPSTAQTTGTRSSERFPGAVVPCLGLLNVLLLAGLTGLGVYCKSAFFIQVNVKKICPAEWRMFSCVCYFLSTRSDSWEKGRQDCRDRGADLVVINTLEEQEFITQIIRSNTWIGLNDRDKEGTWMWTDGTPLTVAYWRGWPDNWREEDCVEILAGKKTRENWNDLRCDTSKPWICEKMP